One window of the Diachasmimorpha longicaudata isolate KC_UGA_2023 chromosome 9, iyDiaLong2, whole genome shotgun sequence genome contains the following:
- the LOC135165902 gene encoding hairy/enhancer-of-split related with YRPW motif protein-like codes for MWRVVVARSDENSTLLSSEITTPVGPGHLSSIPGPPTGHHYYPGYPPPPHHAPYQPQHPDVRHHEMRSDLRPELRHQDMHNRQELRHQEMHRAEMRNEGGMRTEMRHDMGQHQDMNGMRQTHELTELRPSHELPELKIDGPELRPRDSQNQAHQRSLKRTIGSDSDCDDVFSEESGKEPCNSPGGDSCQHASRKRRRGMIEKKRRDRINASLGELRRLVPAAARDPHSGKLEKAEILQLTVEHLRTLRNKGPEGYDSTKLAMDYHAVGWGECAAEVGRYLVTMEGLDERDPLRLRLLSHLQSFHREHPPSNAPGASQTSSLTSTSTATSYDPSGMPASGGSVGPILGGGALGWGQYPAQYPQQQHGKPYRPWGAELAY; via the exons ATGTGGCGTGTTGTGGTTGCGAGATCCGATGAAAACAGTACGTTACTGTCATCTGAGATAACGACACCAGTGGGTCCAGGACATTTATCGAGCATTCCCGGCCCACCGACGGGCCACCACTACTACCCTGGATACCCACCACCCCCTCATCATGCGCCTTATCAGCCGCAACATCCGGACGTGCGACATCATGAAATGCGAAGTGATTTGAGACCCGAGTTGAGGCATCAGGATATGCATAATCGTCAAGAGCTGAGACACCAGGAGATGCACAGAGCCGAGATGAGAAATGAGGGAGGGATGAGAACGGAGATGAGGCATGATATGGGTCAGCATCAGGATATGAATGGCATGAGACAGACTCATGAATTAACGGAGTTGAGGCCGAGTCACGAATTGccagaattgaaaattgatgggCCTGAATTGAGGCCGAGGGATTCGCAGAATCAGGCACATCAGAGGAGTCTCAAGAGGACTATCGGAAGTGATTCTGATTGTGATGATGTTTTCTCGGAGGAGAGTGGGAAAGAACC ATGCAATTCACCTGGTGGTGATTCGTGCCAACATGCATCACGAAAAAGGCGAAGGgggatgattgaaaaaaaaaggagagacaGAATTAATGCGTCTTTGGGGGAGCTGAGGAGGCTGGTACCAGCAGCAGCGAGAGATCCACACTCTGGGAAACTTGAGAAGGCGGAAATTCTGCAGTTAACTGTTGAACATCTCCGCACCCTCAGGAACAAAG GTCCAGAGGGCTACGATAGCACAAAGTTAGCGATGGACTATCATGCAGTGGGCTGGGGTGAATGTGCCGCCGAAGTAGGCCGTTATCTGGTGACAATGGAGGGACTTGATGAACGAGATCCACTCAGATTGAGATTGCTGTCACACTTGCAGAGTTTTCACCGAGAACATCCACCGAGCAATGCTCCGGGTGCATCCCAGACTTCATCACTAACGTCAACGTCAACAGCCACAAGTTATGATCCATCAGGTATGCCAGCAAGTGGAGGGAGTGTGGGGCCCATTCTTGGCGGTGGTGCTCTGGGCTGGGGGCAGTATCCAGCGCAGTACCCTCAACAGCAACATGGCAAGCCTTACCGTCCTTGGGGTGCAGAACTAGCTTATTGA